The Populus trichocarpa isolate Nisqually-1 chromosome 11, P.trichocarpa_v4.1, whole genome shotgun sequence genome has a segment encoding these proteins:
- the LOC18103292 gene encoding homeobox-leucine zipper protein ATHB-14, with amino-acid sequence MALSMHSKDKQMDSSKYVRYTPEQVEALERVYTECPKPSSLRRQQLIRECPILCNIEPKQIKVWFQNRRCREKQRKESSRLQTVNRKLTAMNKLLMEENDRLQKQVSHLVYENGYMRQQIQTASATATDNSCESVVMSGQHQQQQNPTPQQPQRDANNPAGLLTIAEETLAEFLSKATGTAVDWVQMIGMKPGPDSIGIVAVSRNCSGVAARACGLVSLEPIKVAEILKDRPSWFRDCRCLDIMSVIPTGSGGTIELIYMQTYAPTTLAAARDFWTLRYTTTLEDGSLVICERSLTSSTGGPTGPPSSSFVRADMLPSGYLIRPCEGGGSIIHIVDHVDLDVWSVPEVLRPLYESSKILAQKMTMAALRYIRQIAQETSGEIQYGGGRQPAVLRTFSQRLCRGFNDAVNGFTDSGWSLLDGDGGDDVTIVINSSPTKFLGSQYNASISPTFGGVLCAKASMLLQNVPPALLVRFLREHRSEWADYGVDVYSAACLKASPYAVPCTRPGGFPSSQVILPLAHTVEHEEFLEVVRLEGHAFSPEDVALAQDMYLLQLCSGVDENALGACAQLVFAPIDESFADDAPLLPSGFRVIPLDPKTDAPAATRTLDLASTLEVGPGGARPASEADTNSYNLRSVLTIAFQFTFENHFRDNVAAMARQYVRGVVASVQRVAMAISPSRLSSNMGPKSLPVSPEALTLARWIYRSYRIHTGGELFRVDSQAGDALLKRLWHHSDAIMCCSLKTNASPVFTFANQAGLDMLETTLVALQDIMLDKILDEAGRKILCSEFSKIMQQGYAYLPAGICVSSMGRPVSYEQAIAWKVLNDDNSNHCLAFMFINWSFV; translated from the exons ATGGCGCTTTCTATGCACAGTAAGGACAAGCAGATGGATTCAAGTAAGTATGTGCGGTATACACCTGAGCAAGTTGAGGCTTTGGAGAGGGTGTATACAGAATGTCCAAAGCCTAGTTCCTTGAGAAGACAACAACTCATTAGAGAGTGTCCTATTCTCTGCAACATTGAGCCTAAACAGATCAAAGTCTGGTTTCAAAATCGCAG ATGTCgtgaaaaacagagaaaggaaTCTTCTCGTCTCCAGACAGTGAATAGAAAGCTGACTGCCATGAACAAGCTGTTAATGGAAGAGAATGACCGTTTGCAGAAGCAAGTCTCCCATTTGGTTTATGAAAATGGATACATGCGCCAACAAATTCAGACC GCTTCAGCAACGGCCACAGACAATAGCTGTGAGTCTGTGGTCATGAGCGGTCAGCACCAACAACAGCAAAACCCAACACCTCAGCAACCCCAAAGGGATGCTAACAACCCAGCTGG TCTTCTCACAATAGCTGAGGAGACCCTGGCAGAGTTCCTTTCCAAAGCTACTGGAACTGCTGTCGACTGGGTCCAGATGATTGGGATGAAG CCTGGTCCAGATTCTATTGGAATCGTTGCTGTTTCCCGCAACTGCAGTGGGGTAGCAGCGCGAGCCTGTGGCCTTGTGAGCCTGGAGCCCATTAAG GTTGCTGAAATCCTCAAAGATCGTCCTTCTTGGTTTCGTGACTGCCGATGCCTAGACATAATGAGTGTGATTCCTACAGGAAGTGGAGGGACAATTGAGCTGATATACATGCAG ACTTATGCACCTACAACACTGGCCGCAGCACGTGACTTTTGGACACTAAGATACACTACAACCTTGGAAGACGGGAGTCTTGTG ATATGTGAGAGGTCATTGACTTCTTCTACTGGTGGCCCAACAGGACCTCCTTCTTCAAGCTTTGTAAGAGCTGATATGCTTCCTAGTGGCTATCTAATTCGACCATGTGAGGGTGGTGGCTCCATCATTCACATTGTTGATCATGTTGACTTAGAT GTTTGGAGTGTTCCTGAAGTTCTGAGGCCACTTTATGAGTCATCCAAAATTCTTGCTCAGAAAATGACCATGGCG GCCTTGCGGTACATAAGACAAATTGCACAAGAGACTAGTGGGGAAATTCAGTATGGAGGTGGTCGTCAGCCTGCTGTTTTAAGGACATTTAGTCAGAGGCTCTGCAG GGGTTTCAATGATGCTGTAAATGGATTCACAGATAGTGGGTGGTCACTTCTGGATGGTGATGGTGGGGATGATGTGACCATCGTCATAAATTCATCGCCAACTAAATTTCTAGGATCTCAATACAACGCATCTATATCACCTACATTTGGAGGAGTCCTGTGTGCGAAGGCATCAATGTTGCTGCAG AATGTTCCTCCTGCTTTGCTTGTTCGTTTTCTGAGAGAACATCGTTCGGAGTGGGCTGACTATGGGGTTGATGTGTACTCTGCTGCATGTCTTAAAGCAAGTCCTTATGCAGTTCCATGTACAAGACCTGGTGGCTTCCCTAGTAGCCAGGTCATTTTACCTCTTGCACATACCGTGGAGCATGAGGAG TTCTTGGAGGTAGTTCGGCTGGAGGGCCATGCATTCTCCCCAGAAGATGTAGCCCTGGCACAGGATATGTACTTGTTGCAG CTATGCAGCGGAGTTGATGAAAATGCTCTTGGTGCTTGTGCTCAGCTCGTCTTTGCGCCTATTGATGAATCCTTTGCTGATGATGCACCATTGTTGCCATCTGGATTTCGTGTCATACCATTAGATCCTAAAACA GATGCACCTGCTGCTACTCGAACTTTAGATTTAGCCTCTACACTTGAAGTAGGACCTGGTGGTGCCCGTCCAGCTAGTGAAGCTGACACCAACAGTTATAACCTTAGGTCAGTACTGACAATCGCTTTCCAATTTACGTTTGAGAACCACTTCCGAGACAATGTGGCTGCTATGGCTCGCCAATATGTGCGTGGTGTTGTGGCGTCTGTTCAGAGGGTTGCAATGGCAATTTCCCCTTCCCGGCTCAGCTCCAATATGGGGCCGAAGTCCCTTCCTGTCTCTCCTGAGGCTTTAACTTTAGCTCGATGGATATACCGAAGCTACAG GATTCATACTGGAGGAGAACTATTTCGGGTTGACTCCCAAGCTGGGGATGCTTTGCTGAAGCGACTGTGGCACCATTCAGATGCAATTATGTGCTGCTCCTTGAAAACAAAC gCATCTCCAGTTTTCACTTTTGCGAACCAGGCTGGACTTGATATGCTTGAAACTACTCTTGTGGCCCTTCAAGATATCATGCTTGACAAGATTCTTGATGAAGCAGGTCGGAAGATTCTCTGCTCTGAGTTCTCTAAAATAATGCAACAG GGATATGCTTATCTGCCCGCCGGAATATGTGTATCCAGCATGGGGAGGCCGGTCTCCTACGAGCAGGCCATTGCATGGAAAGTTCTTAATGATGATAATTCCAACCACTGTCTGGCTTTCATGTTCATTAACTGGTCCTTTGTGTAG